From Strix uralensis isolate ZFMK-TIS-50842 chromosome 1, bStrUra1, whole genome shotgun sequence, a single genomic window includes:
- the ID4 gene encoding DNA-binding protein inhibitor ID-4 isoform X2: MKAVSPVRHPSRKAQPGVAGGGGGHPALRCLAEHSGCKGGPPSGEEPAALCLQCDMNDCYSRLRKLVPTIPPNKRVSKVEILQHVIDYILDLQLALETHPALLRQQQQQPPALHPGSCPAGTPRTPLTALNTDPVRGWLC, translated from the exons ATGAAAGCCGTGAGTCCCGTCCGGCACCCCAGCCGCAAGGCGCAGCCCGGcgtggcgggcggcggcgggggacaCCCGGCCCTGCGGTGCCTGGCCGAGCACAGCGGCTGCAAGGGGGGCCCGCCGTCGGGCGAGGAGCCGGCGGCGCTGTGCCTGCAGTGCGATATGAATGACTGTTACAGCCGGCTGAGGAAGCTGGTGCCCACCATCCCGCCCAACAAGAGGGTCAGCAAAGTGGAGATCCTGCAGCATGTCATCGACTACATCCTCGACCTGCAGCTGGCTCTGGAGACGCACCCGGCGCTGctccggcagcagcagcagcagccgcccgcCCTGCACCCGGGCAGCTGTCCCGCGGGCACCCCCAGGACCCCGCTGACAGCCCTCAACACTGACCCGGTAAGAG GCTGGCTCTGTTAA
- the ID4 gene encoding DNA-binding protein inhibitor ID-4 isoform X1, producing MKAVSPVRHPSRKAQPGVAGGGGGHPALRCLAEHSGCKGGPPSGEEPAALCLQCDMNDCYSRLRKLVPTIPPNKRVSKVEILQHVIDYILDLQLALETHPALLRQQQQQPPALHPGSCPAGTPRTPLTALNTDPAGSVNKPGDSILCR from the exons ATGAAAGCCGTGAGTCCCGTCCGGCACCCCAGCCGCAAGGCGCAGCCCGGcgtggcgggcggcggcgggggacaCCCGGCCCTGCGGTGCCTGGCCGAGCACAGCGGCTGCAAGGGGGGCCCGCCGTCGGGCGAGGAGCCGGCGGCGCTGTGCCTGCAGTGCGATATGAATGACTGTTACAGCCGGCTGAGGAAGCTGGTGCCCACCATCCCGCCCAACAAGAGGGTCAGCAAAGTGGAGATCCTGCAGCATGTCATCGACTACATCCTCGACCTGCAGCTGGCTCTGGAGACGCACCCGGCGCTGctccggcagcagcagcagcagccgcccgcCCTGCACCCGGGCAGCTGTCCCGCGGGCACCCCCAGGACCCCGCTGACAGCCCTCAACACTGACCCG GCTGGCTCTGTTAACAAGCCGGGGGACAGCATCCTCTGCCGCTGA